Proteins found in one Candidatus Neomarinimicrobiota bacterium genomic segment:
- a CDS encoding acetyl-CoA carboxylase carboxyltransferase subunit alpha, with protein MAKIILDFERELSEIEAQIRDLKEREKLYGENYSTQIRVLEDEFEELAQKTYANLNRWQRVQLARHPDRPYTLDYIQHITDTWTELHGDRRYADDPAIVGGIAQIAETGVIIIGHQKGRNVKENMIRNFGMPQPEGYRKALRLMKLAEKYNKPVITFIDTPGAYPGLGAEERGQGEAIARNLFEMSRLSVPILSIVIGEGASGGALGIGVADRLVMLEHTWYSVITPEGCASILFRDASRAPLAAEAMKVTAQDLFDMGIADRVVPEPLGGAHRNPRKMAEILKDVILDELQQLKKFTREELLEKRLDKYSRVGIYDESKTQGEP; from the coding sequence GGGAGCTTTCGGAAATTGAAGCCCAGATCCGGGATTTGAAAGAACGCGAAAAGCTTTACGGTGAAAATTACAGTACACAAATAAGGGTATTGGAAGATGAATTTGAGGAACTGGCACAAAAAACCTACGCCAATCTGAACCGTTGGCAGAGGGTTCAGTTGGCCAGGCATCCGGACAGGCCCTATACCCTTGATTATATACAACACATCACAGACACCTGGACAGAGCTTCACGGAGACCGCCGATATGCCGATGATCCGGCAATTGTTGGAGGTATTGCCCAGATTGCCGAGACGGGTGTGATAATCATAGGTCATCAAAAAGGGCGGAATGTAAAAGAAAATATGATCCGGAATTTCGGCATGCCACAGCCGGAAGGATACCGAAAAGCCCTCCGTTTAATGAAACTGGCTGAAAAATACAATAAACCTGTCATTACCTTTATTGATACACCCGGTGCATATCCCGGTCTGGGAGCTGAAGAACGGGGACAGGGAGAAGCCATAGCCCGGAACCTGTTTGAAATGTCCAGACTGAGCGTTCCCATTCTCAGCATTGTGATTGGGGAAGGGGCCAGTGGCGGAGCCCTGGGGATTGGTGTGGCAGACCGCCTTGTAATGCTGGAACACACCTGGTATTCGGTCATCACACCGGAAGGTTGTGCATCTATTCTCTTCCGGGATGCCTCCCGGGCACCACTGGCTGCCGAAGCCATGAAGGTAACTGCTCAGGATCTTTTTGATATGGGAATTGCAGACCGGGTGGTCCCCGAACCACTGGGCGGAGCCCACCGGAATCCCCGGAAAATGGCTGAGATTCTGAAAGATGTCATTCTGGATGAACTTCAACAATTAAAAAAATTTACACGGGAAGAATTACTGGAAAAACGGCTGGATAAATACAGCCGGGTCGGTATTTACGATGAAAGCAAAACACAGGGGGAACCATGA
- a CDS encoding BamA/TamA family outer membrane protein yields the protein MKNTYLLKGFLLLLMLGGYCLAEGKIPASDAKSGWNVGGVPAVAYSTDTGFRYGIILNLFNYGDGSMYPDYRYSIYGEWSRTTKGSGTNQIFFDSKYLLPHGIRVTAEINYLTEKALDFYGFNGIESTFEESYVDDDPANSAYISRVYYRHERKLFRVTSDFQGQMMHKNLRWLAGFGYFGHDIGPVDIESLNEGQDDADKLPDVDGLYDKYVRWGIIPANQADGGATSFLKLGVIYDSRDNEANPMQGIWTEGFLVAAPSLLGNNEGDYTLLSLTHRQYFTLIPRDLSLALRLGYQGKLSGDIPFYMLPYYINSYQTRDAFGGAKTIRGIFRNRLVGDAVAFGNAELRWKFTYFTLLNQNFYLALNTFLDGGIVTNRWDYDQGGVPDTEKIAVQDDQLHLAYGGGFRIAMNENFIVAVDYGRAADENDGNGGLYIGLGYLF from the coding sequence ATGAAAAATACGTATCTTTTGAAAGGATTCTTGCTCTTATTGATGCTGGGCGGATACTGTTTGGCAGAAGGGAAGATACCCGCTTCCGATGCCAAATCCGGCTGGAATGTTGGCGGTGTACCGGCTGTTGCCTACAGCACCGATACCGGCTTCCGTTACGGAATTATCCTAAACCTTTTTAATTACGGCGATGGAAGCATGTATCCGGATTACCGCTATTCCATTTACGGGGAATGGTCGAGGACAACCAAAGGAAGCGGGACCAACCAGATCTTTTTTGATTCAAAATACCTTTTGCCCCACGGTATCCGTGTGACGGCCGAAATCAATTATTTAACCGAAAAAGCCCTGGATTTCTATGGGTTTAACGGTATTGAATCAACCTTTGAAGAATCCTATGTAGATGATGACCCGGCCAATTCGGCATACATTTCCCGGGTCTATTACCGTCATGAACGAAAGCTTTTCAGGGTGACATCTGACTTTCAGGGTCAGATGATGCACAAGAATCTCCGCTGGCTGGCCGGTTTCGGTTATTTTGGTCATGATATTGGACCTGTGGACATTGAATCCCTGAATGAAGGACAGGATGACGCAGACAAGCTACCGGACGTAGACGGACTTTACGACAAATATGTCCGGTGGGGCATCATCCCGGCCAATCAGGCAGATGGCGGCGCCACAAGCTTCCTTAAGCTCGGAGTCATCTACGACAGCCGGGATAATGAAGCCAATCCCATGCAGGGTATATGGACCGAGGGTTTTCTCGTAGCAGCACCTTCCCTGCTGGGTAATAACGAAGGAGATTATACACTGCTCAGCCTTACCCACCGCCAGTATTTTACATTGATTCCCCGGGATCTTTCCCTTGCCCTCCGCTTGGGATATCAGGGAAAACTCAGTGGAGATATCCCCTTTTATATGCTTCCCTACTATATCAACTCTTACCAGACCCGTGATGCCTTTGGCGGCGCTAAAACCATTCGGGGCATTTTCCGGAATCGCCTGGTAGGGGATGCCGTGGCTTTCGGCAATGCCGAACTCCGGTGGAAATTCACCTATTTCACACTTTTAAATCAAAATTTCTACCTGGCCCTGAACACATTTCTGGATGGTGGTATAGTGACAAATCGCTGGGATTACGACCAAGGCGGAGTTCCCGATACGGAAAAAATCGCCGTTCAGGACGATCAACTCCATCTCGCTTACGGCGGTGGTTTCCGGATTGCCATGAATGAGAATTTTATTGTCGCCGTGGATTACGGACGGGCTGCCGATGAAAATGACGGGAACGGGGGACTCTATATTGGATTAGGATACTTATTTTAA
- a CDS encoding long-chain fatty acid--CoA ligase — translation MKTIPEVIWEQIQTQQSRPAVYQKFDGSTYESISYDQLGNIIVRMTSFLKEKGVKTGDKIALLSGNRFEWPVIDLAIQSIGAVLVPLYTSLSSEHAKSLLLHSEAKALFVENRDLLEPHEAMLKELGIALYSIDRIRDDIPHLRWLRLSKADMDERVAYLESITKLNPDTVIAINYTSGTTGEPKGVLMTHRNIVTDAFSAIRSLPIYPSDRFLSFLPLSHAFERMAGYYCPLFVGAQIAYAESIATVIDNAKEIHPTIINTVPRLLEKLYEKLQGKIAGMSEMKRTLFKLAMAQGSKHFRHTQGEIPYSVADRLKDRIYNTLVYKNILAAVSPRLRMFISGGAPLTPEIGDFLRSIRLSVIEGYGLTETSPIIALNKPEANRSGSVGQPIDCNEVKISEEGEILVRGDNVTQGYYKDPVLTEEAINKEGWFQTGDLGTLDEDQFLYITGRVKNLMVTSGGKNISPQPLENALLTSSWIEQVMVTGNGRNFVSALIVPSYETLSEYCKKQGKPILPLEKAAKDPEIFQIIKKEVEDRMKPFSRYEQVRKFTLLPEPFSLEKNELTPTLKVKRQVVESRYATLINEMYSSGSTDYSVQ, via the coding sequence ATGAAAACAATTCCGGAAGTCATTTGGGAACAGATACAAACTCAGCAGAGTCGGCCGGCGGTTTATCAGAAATTTGACGGTTCGACATACGAATCCATAAGTTATGATCAACTGGGAAATATCATCGTTCGAATGACCTCATTTTTAAAAGAAAAAGGGGTTAAAACAGGGGATAAGATTGCGCTTCTGAGCGGGAACCGTTTTGAATGGCCGGTCATTGATCTGGCCATTCAAAGTATCGGCGCGGTGCTTGTTCCCCTTTATACAAGTCTGAGCAGTGAACACGCAAAAAGTCTGCTCCTCCATTCTGAAGCCAAGGCACTCTTCGTAGAAAATCGGGATCTTCTGGAACCTCACGAAGCAATGCTGAAAGAGTTGGGAATCGCACTCTATTCCATCGACCGAATCCGGGATGATATCCCTCATCTTCGCTGGCTCAGACTTTCAAAGGCGGATATGGATGAACGGGTGGCTTATCTGGAAAGCATTACCAAACTGAATCCTGATACCGTTATTGCCATCAATTATACCAGCGGGACCACCGGAGAACCCAAGGGTGTTTTGATGACACACCGGAATATTGTCACCGATGCTTTTTCCGCCATCCGGTCTCTTCCCATTTATCCTTCAGACCGTTTCCTCAGCTTTTTACCTCTGAGCCATGCCTTCGAACGCATGGCCGGGTATTATTGTCCACTCTTTGTCGGCGCACAGATTGCCTATGCAGAAAGCATTGCTACCGTGATTGACAATGCCAAAGAAATTCATCCTACTATTATTAATACCGTCCCGCGACTTTTGGAAAAACTCTATGAAAAACTCCAGGGGAAAATTGCCGGAATGTCGGAAATGAAACGGACTCTTTTCAAATTGGCCATGGCTCAGGGCAGCAAACATTTCAGGCATACACAGGGTGAGATCCCATACAGTGTGGCCGACCGCCTGAAAGACAGGATTTACAATACACTGGTATACAAAAATATCCTGGCAGCCGTCAGTCCGCGTCTCCGCATGTTTATCTCAGGCGGAGCTCCCCTGACGCCGGAAATCGGCGATTTTCTCCGGTCTATCCGCCTGAGTGTCATTGAGGGATACGGCTTAACGGAAACGTCGCCAATTATCGCCCTGAACAAACCGGAAGCAAACCGGTCCGGTTCAGTGGGGCAGCCCATTGACTGCAATGAAGTGAAAATCTCCGAAGAAGGAGAAATTCTGGTCAGGGGTGATAACGTGACACAAGGATATTATAAAGACCCGGTTTTAACGGAAGAAGCCATCAACAAGGAGGGATGGTTTCAAACCGGTGATTTGGGCACACTGGATGAAGATCAATTTCTGTATATCACCGGACGTGTGAAGAACCTCATGGTCACCAGCGGCGGAAAAAACATCTCTCCCCAGCCCCTTGAAAACGCATTATTGACCAGTTCATGGATCGAGCAGGTTATGGTGACGGGCAACGGCCGGAATTTTGTAAGCGCCTTGATTGTTCCTTCGTATGAAACCCTCTCTGAATACTGCAAAAAACAGGGGAAACCCATTCTCCCGCTGGAGAAGGCTGCAAAAGATCCGGAAATATTCCAGATTATAAAGAAAGAAGTTGAAGACCGGATGAAACCCTTTTCACGGTATGAACAGGTAAGAAAATTCACCCTGCTTCCCGAACCATTCAGTTTGGAAAAAAACGAACTTACGCCCACTTTGAAAGTCAAACGGCAGGTTGTGGAATCCCGATATGCCACCTTAATCAATGAGATGTACTCCTCAGGATCCACTGATTATTCTGTGCAATGA
- a CDS encoding YebC/PmpR family DNA-binding transcriptional regulator has protein sequence MSGHSKWANIKHRKAAQDAKRAKIWTKLLKEITIAAREGGGDENANPRLRTALLKARANNVPNDTILRAVKKGTGELEGVHYEEITYEGYGPGGVALLLEAVTDNKQRTVSEIRHILSKHGGNLGENGSVAWNFTRKGVILIPAEGVDEDELMMDVLEAGAEDMKRDGDYFEITTDPSPFNNIHEILEKKYPIESAEISRVPGTTVKIEDKQTAEKFLKLYDLLEDHDDIQNIWDNSDIPEEIMNKVENE, from the coding sequence ATGTCCGGTCATTCGAAATGGGCAAATATCAAACACCGGAAGGCGGCCCAGGACGCCAAGCGGGCAAAAATCTGGACAAAACTGCTGAAAGAGATCACCATCGCCGCCCGTGAAGGCGGAGGAGACGAGAATGCGAATCCCCGACTGCGAACCGCCCTGTTAAAAGCCCGTGCAAACAATGTCCCCAATGATACAATTCTTCGTGCCGTCAAAAAAGGTACAGGTGAACTGGAGGGGGTTCATTATGAGGAAATCACTTATGAAGGATATGGTCCGGGGGGAGTGGCTCTCCTTCTGGAAGCTGTAACAGACAACAAACAGCGAACTGTTTCGGAAATTCGCCATATTCTGAGCAAACACGGGGGAAATCTGGGGGAAAACGGATCGGTTGCCTGGAATTTCACCCGCAAAGGTGTTATCCTGATACCGGCGGAAGGTGTGGATGAAGATGAATTGATGATGGATGTTTTGGAAGCCGGAGCCGAGGACATGAAGCGGGATGGTGATTATTTTGAAATCACGACAGACCCATCTCCCTTTAACAACATCCATGAAATTCTGGAAAAAAAATATCCAATCGAAAGTGCGGAAATCTCCCGGGTCCCCGGTACAACGGTAAAAATTGAAGATAAACAAACAGCGGAAAAATTTTTGAAACTCTATGATCTCCTGGAAGATCACGATGACATCCAAAACATCTGGGATAATTCGGATATCCCGGAAGAGATCATGAACAAAGTGGAGAATGAGTGA